A window of Ovis canadensis isolate MfBH-ARS-UI-01 breed Bighorn chromosome X, ARS-UI_OviCan_v2, whole genome shotgun sequence contains these coding sequences:
- the LOC138930861 gene encoding LOW QUALITY PROTEIN: nuclear RNA export factor 3-like (The sequence of the model RefSeq protein was modified relative to this genomic sequence to represent the inferred CDS: substituted 1 base at 1 genomic stop codon), which produces MHLTELMKGVETTKEEKSLSDVSDDAEMEQTRVWGELAGGRNVLAKNVTPGGRTNSDTGITDTLLSVLEHTDKVNSLQRRARSWGMYXRQYVYWSEPVTSQQQQDRDSKESDTHMDIQARYAPYAIPSHHWRSSFQRKDQMHVNMETKQKPLERTMKTNRQDETLGSWFKIIIPFGTKYDEKWLMNLIQKKCSVPFTAVEFHYEKMQAQFFVENANVACALKNVNGQIFNEDNEKISIFVEPCDAPQSVQKALTAEKLEQIKFPGDLTPCDIGISWNRRNSVAAFPHVHPGIRPMLSSLYLSNKKPYLVRGLSTIMEIASAIKKLNLSNTEVNIAGEMDKGHQLEPEGMSADRNAVCTTFRDKSANMSTLLELFPRLLSLDGQETPSGSKCAMEAPKCLPMCKGSFFGSEELKSLILQFLQQYYLIHDYGNRQGLLGAYHEEACFSLTIPFQPEDPALSSMCVYFLDNRNMKTLKDPNLRVKLLKHTKHDIMHALCALPKTQHDFSSFVVDMCFQTEKMLCFSVNGVFKEVEGMSPGCVRAFTRTFIATPASSSSLCIVNDKLFVSEASPSEAQHLHSPSQSLAQWEEAVQASPWHLLLLFSLPLASQRTLKVLTEPEWDKVVKASACELVGEEEEWKCRAKSGASEERLDVKVDFSGGIVVITVQELHPGELQMHRDSLLVWAPLLLVGQHWRLLQTWERTEEGVSGLTTTWGGKPVLLQRTYAQELALWVETSKLTAKVIVKDLDTFEINQSASPLKVVEEDHQCIL; this is translated from the exons ATGCACCTCACTGAGCTGATGAAAGGAGTTGAGACAACAAAGGAGGAGAAAAGCCTGAGTGATGTTAGTGACGATGCAGAGATGGAGCAAACCAGAGTGTGGGGAGAGCTAGCAGGTGGACGGAATGTTCTGGCTAAGAATGTGACTCCAGGAGGCAG GACTAATTCTGATACTGGGATCACTGATACGTTGTTGTCAGTTTTAGAGCACACTGATAAAGTGAACTCTCTACAAAGAAGAGCACGAAGCTGGGGTATGTACTGAAGGCAATACGTCTATTGGTCTGAACCGGTCACTTCCCAGCAACAGCAAGACAGAGATTCAAAAGAAAGTGATACTCATATGGATATCCAAGCAAGATA TGCTCCCTATGCCATTCCATCCCATCACTGGAGGAGTAGTTTTCAGAGAAAAGACCAAATGCATGTTAacatggagacaaagcaaaaacctcTGGagagaacaatgaaaacaaatagaCAGGATGAGACCTTGGGGAGCTGGTTCAAGATTATC attCCCTTTGGTACAAAATATGATGAGAAGTGGCTGATGAATTTGATTCAGAAGAAGTGCAGTGTCCCCTTTACTGCAGTTGAA TTTCACTATGAGAAAATGCAGGCCCAGTTCTTTGTTGAGAACGCCAACGTTGCCTGTGCATTGAAGAATGTCAACGGCCAGATTTTCAATGAGGATAATGAAAAG ATATCTATCTTTGTTGAGCCCTGTGATGCACCCCAGTCTGTGCAGAAGGCACTGACAGCTGAAAAGTTGGAGCAGATAAA GTTTCCTGGAGACTTGACACCATGTGATATTGGAATATCATGGAACCGTAGAAATAGTGTGGCTGCTTTCCCACATGTCCATCCAGGGATCAGGCCCATG CTTTCATCTTTGTACTTGAGCAACAAGAAACCCTACTTGGTGCGTGGCCTGTCCACCATTATGGAGATTGCTTCTGCCATCAAGAAGTTGAATCTGTCCAACACTGAG GTAAACATTGCAGGGGAGATGGACAAGGGTCATCAGCTGGAACCAGAAGGGATGAGTGCAGACAGAAATGCCGTGTGCACCACCTTCCGTGATAAGTCAGCCAACATGAG CACCCTCCTGGAGTTGTTCCCCAGGTTACTAAGCTTG GATGGCCAGGAGACACCCTCAGGTTCTAAGTGTGCTATGGAAGCCCCCAAGTGCTTACCAATGTGCAAG GGAAGCTTCTTTGGATCTGAAGAGTTGAAGAGTCTAATCCTGCAATTCCTGCAGCA GTATTACTTGATCCATGACTATGGGAACCGCCAGGGACTTCTGGGTGCTTATCATGAGGAGGCCTGCTTCTCCCTGACCATTCCATTCCAACCCGAGGACCCAGCCCT AAGCAGCATGTGTGTGTACTTCTTGGACAACAGGAATATGAAGACGCTCAAGGACCCCA atCTGCGTGTCAAGCTGCTGAAACACACAAAACATGACATTATGCATGCCCTCTGTGCGTTGCCCAAAACTCAGCATGACTTCAGCTCCTTTGTGGTGGACATGTGTTTCCAGACG GAAAAGATGCTCTGCTTCTCTGTCAACGGGGTGTTCAAAGAAG TGGAAGGAATGTCTCCTGGCTGTGTGCGTGCCTTCACCCGGACCTTCATTGCTACCCCTGCCAGCTCTTCCAG TCTTTGTATAGTGAATGACAAGCTGTTTGTGAGCGAAGCCAGTCCCAGTGAGGCTCAGCATCTGCATTCTCCATCCCA GTCTCTGGCCCAGTGGGAAGAAGCTGTGCAAGCTTCACCCtggcacctcctcctcctcttctcactGCCCCTTGCTTCTCAAAGAACATTAAAGGTGCTAACTGAACCTGAATGGGACAAAGTCGTTAAGGCGTCTGCTTGCGAACTTGTTGGGGAAGAGGAAGAATGG AAATGCAGAGCGAAGTCAGGAGCATCAGAGGAGAGGTTAGATGTCAAAGTGGACTTTTCAGGTGGAATTGTGGTCATCACCGTTCAAGAGCTGCATCCTGGTGAGCTGCAGATGCACAGGGACTCGCTGCTCGTCTGGGCTCCATTGCTCCTAGTTGGACAACACTGGAGACTGCTCCAGACctgggagaggacagaggagggggTGAGCGGGCTAACCACGACGTGGGGCGGGAAGCCTGTTCTTCTGCAAAG aacTTATGCTCAAGAGCTTGCTTTGTGGGTTGAAACGAGTAAATTAACTGCCAAGGTAATCGTGAAAGATCTGGACACCTTTGAGATAAACCAGAGTGCCTCTCCTCTGAAAGTGGTGGAAGAGGATCACCAATGCATTTTATGA